The Oryzias latipes chromosome 1, ASM223467v1 genome contains a region encoding:
- the LOC101155489 gene encoding bromodomain-containing protein 4, with translation MHSSRSESGHRWQNSERSSRQWDDPNERREKWPESHWDSHHKHHRDEHSSSERTGRNVEASDSPQRRYSRDSLSRDWGRGSPVRRRVSSPVWDGYETKRRRYTAEYTDHEYRQRHESPRRLSADFSNNQKGTDYKYAASPDDDEDDFRYRRSPPDSWHRHPQDAYRKRSDDLSDRSFPGSYKDRDDQKRRQNSSQERRWSPDRPTKMHFKDKEHKDSPPTAECRQHSAGVSINRSGGQALTTDDATKSNEAKSSTGFQRFLEVLNQGVNVDDLTKIVTQVSDQRASPNPFGKTVDRAGKQQNQEPRGWGERSHALAPAKPQQRSLSPERSSDAEKCLPRTDGRDASKPPVAERVLTPEEEQKRRQMQGVLQAIGLDLGFEELGQMSSRIQERLYGKKDEDGGQGASQERSSRQAFASKRRSRSWSSSRSSFSPLTRSPDTKKDSLSSQRDEAHQPPPKQNADYGEYRYEDSRSNCHGSPASLHLSFPNSSYAATQPPPALPIPTYPPKNWSEFLYPPPSPALPPSLAPVRPGFFLPPFSGVPAGLPVAPPSIYPPAHHPAGHFFPPLVNSPRFPPSAVNTVQTLNHFPNTKAKPQARPRCLQVIK, from the exons AACGTGGAGGCCAGCGACTCGCCGCAGAGACGCTACAGCAGAGACTCTCTGAGCAGAGACTGGGGCAGAGGGAGCCCTGTGAGGAGACGCGTCTCCTCACCTGTCTGGGATGGCTATGAAACAAAGAGGCGGAGGTACACGGCCGAGTATACCGACCACGAATACAGGCAGAGACACGAGTCTCCCCGCAGGCTGTCAGCAGATTTTTCAAACAATCAAAAAGGTACTGACTATAAATATGCAGCATCGCcggatgatgatgaggatgactTCAGGTACAGGAGATCCCCTCCTGATTCCTGGCACCGGCATCCACAGGACGCCTACAGAAAGAGATCGGACGATTTAAGCGACAGGAGCTTTCCCGGTTCGTACAAAGACAGAGATGATCAGAAACGGAGGCAGAATTCTTCTCAGGAGAGGAGATGGTCTCCAGATCGCCCCACAAAG ATGCACTTCAAGGATAAAGAGCATAAGGACAGCCCCCCCACAGCAGAATGCAGACAACACAGTGCAGGAGTTTCCATCAACAGATCCGGCGGGCAG GCTCTGACAACCGACGACGCCACAAAGAGCAACGAGGCCAAGTCCTCCACGGGCTTCCAGCGCTTTCTGGAAGTTCTCAACCAGGGCGTGAATGTggacgacctcaccaagatcGTGACTCAAGTTTCGGATCAGCGTGCGTCTCCCAACCCTTTTGGGAAAACCGTGGATCGTGCTGGAAAGCAACAGAACCAGGAACCAAGAGGTTGGGGGGAGAGATCTCACGCGCTCGCTCCCGCTAAGCCTCAGCAGAGGTCGCTCAGTCCAGAGCGGAGCTCCGACGCGGAAAAGTGTCTTCCGAGGACCGACGGCAGAGACGCGTCCAAGCCTCCCGTGGCGGAGAGGGTTCTAACGCccgaggaggagcagaagcggAGGCAAATGCAGGGCGTTCTCCAAGCTATCGGTCTAGATCTGGGGTTTGAAGAACTCGGCCAAATGTCCAGCCGGATCCAGGAGCGTCTCTACGGGAAGAAGGACGAAGATGGCGGCCAGGGCGCCAGTCAGGAGAGGAGCTCGAGACAAGCGTTTGCTTCAAAACGCCGAAGTAGATCGTGGTCTTCCAGCCGGTCCAGTTTTAGCCCGCTGACCCGCAGCCCGGACACGAAGAAAGACTCGTTAAGTTCTCAGAGGGACGAAGCGCATCAGCCCCCTCCCAAGCAGAATGCCGACTATGGCGAGTACAGATACGAGGACAGCAGGTCCAACTGTCACGGAAGTCCGGCTTCGCTGCACCTCTCTTTTCCGAATTCCTCGTATGCTGCGACTCAGCCGCCCCCAGCGCTCCCTATCCCCACGTACCCGCCCAAGAACTGGTCAGAGTTTTTGTACCCGCCCCCTTCCCCTGCCCTGCCCCCAAGCTTGGCTCCTGTCAGACCGGGTTTTTTCCTGCCTCCTTTTTCTGGCGTTCCCGCCGGTCTTCCTGTGGCCCCCCCAAGCATCTACCCCCCTGCACACCATCCAGCTGGACACTTTTTCCCGCCACTCGTGAACTCGCCGCGTTTCCCGCCGTCAGCCGTAAACACGGTCCAAACCCTGAACCATTTCCCAAACACTAAAGCCAAGCCGCAGGCGCGGCCGCGCTGCCTGCAGGTGATTAAGTGA